The Nitrospinaceae bacterium genome window below encodes:
- a CDS encoding TIGR02453 family protein, whose protein sequence is MKFFSGFPKEGFKFLEELEKNNNKEWFQQNKTRYKESLETPTKNFVAVMTDKMQALIGGPVSGKIFRIYRDVRFSRDKTPYNPLVKIAFAPQDKKGKKGCSSAMYFFRLQPDSLALGAGVYDLNDNRALDSYRKRVADDEKGSQLAKILKKFRQNGLWINEPHYKRVPNGFDKKHPREDLLRHKGLYAFIETPVANQLSTEKAVDFCLKNYKDLIPLYNWLNGF, encoded by the coding sequence ATGAAATTTTTCTCCGGATTTCCCAAAGAAGGGTTCAAGTTTCTTGAAGAACTGGAAAAAAACAACAACAAGGAATGGTTTCAGCAGAACAAAACCCGTTACAAAGAATCTCTGGAAACGCCGACCAAAAATTTCGTTGCGGTCATGACGGACAAAATGCAGGCCCTGATCGGCGGCCCTGTGAGCGGCAAGATTTTCCGCATCTACCGCGATGTGCGCTTCAGCAGGGACAAAACCCCTTACAATCCATTGGTCAAAATCGCATTCGCACCGCAAGATAAAAAGGGAAAAAAGGGTTGCTCCTCGGCGATGTACTTTTTTAGATTGCAACCGGATTCCCTGGCATTGGGGGCCGGGGTTTACGACTTAAACGACAACCGCGCGCTCGACAGCTATAGAAAACGGGTGGCCGATGACGAAAAAGGTTCTCAATTGGCAAAAATTTTGAAAAAGTTCAGGCAAAACGGACTGTGGATCAACGAACCACATTACAAGAGAGTTCCCAACGGATTTGATAAAAAGCATCCGCGCGAAGATCTGCTTCGGCATAAGGGCTTATATGCATTTATTGAAACGCCGGTTGCAAACCAACTGTCAACGGAAAAGGCCGTTGACTTCTGTCTTAAAAATTATAAGGACCTGATTCCGCTTTATAACTGGTTGAATGGTTTTTAG
- a CDS encoding electron transfer flavoprotein subunit beta has product MRIIVCVKQVIDTAAKINIKDGKIDAAGSPRVMNPYDEFAVEEALRIREKQPGTEITLLSLGPESFKEVLKTGLAMGADKAIHLHDPAFENLDNLAVARALANAIQTLSYDLILCGRQAVDDDMAQVGPAIAVLLDIPVVSVVTRITFSEDFRQAEITRQIEGGSEILGSSLPLLVTCQKGLNEPRLPSLKGIMAAKKKEIQILDAASIGFDPQSMGQGRVRQIGLSLPPARKQGRILEGPIAESLPELVRLLREEEKVI; this is encoded by the coding sequence ATGCGAATAATTGTTTGCGTCAAACAGGTCATCGACACCGCCGCCAAAATAAATATCAAAGACGGAAAGATCGACGCCGCTGGAAGTCCGCGGGTCATGAATCCCTACGATGAATTCGCGGTGGAAGAAGCGCTTCGGATTCGGGAGAAACAGCCCGGCACCGAAATCACCCTGCTCAGCCTGGGTCCGGAGAGTTTTAAGGAAGTTTTGAAAACCGGTCTTGCGATGGGCGCGGATAAAGCCATTCACCTTCACGATCCCGCGTTTGAAAACCTCGATAATCTCGCAGTGGCCCGGGCGTTGGCGAATGCCATCCAAACGCTTTCCTACGATTTGATTCTTTGCGGCCGGCAAGCCGTCGATGATGACATGGCCCAGGTCGGGCCGGCTATCGCGGTTTTACTCGATATTCCCGTTGTTTCCGTGGTTACGCGAATAACGTTCTCCGAGGATTTCAGGCAAGCTGAAATCACCCGGCAGATCGAAGGCGGGTCTGAAATTCTTGGATCTTCCCTTCCGTTGCTGGTGACTTGTCAGAAAGGATTGAACGAACCGCGCCTGCCGTCTCTCAAAGGAATCATGGCCGCGAAAAAAAAGGAAATTCAAATACTGGACGCCGCAAGCATCGGGTTTGACCCGCAATCGATGGGGCAGGGCAGAGTCCGGCAAATCGGTCTTTCGCTTCCTCCTGCAAGAAAGCAAGGACGAATCCTCGAAGGCCCCATTGCGGAGTCGCTTCCTGAATTGGTGCGTCTGCTCAGGGAAGAAGAAAAAGTGATATGA
- a CDS encoding electron transfer flavoprotein subunit alpha → MNSEHQIFVIVEHARGEIKPITFEVLHAARELGDSAGGRVTAVYLGDGSETEFNNSFFYYGADEVLVLQHASLAHYTVAGYLEALVPEIKSRNPALILLPASNHGKEFAAALSARLQTGLATDCISLELDSTGGLKIGRPVNAGKAFSTLVYGSFRPQIATLRANVFRGPGPDKSRSGEVETVEVNRASVPLPIAVKEVIQDAGKQLDITEARIVVSGGLGMQNAGNFKLLEELAEVLGAAVGASRPVVDDGWRKYSNQVGQTGRTVSPDLYIACGISGAVQHLAGMSSSKCIVAINKDPHAPIFSVADYGIVGDVLEVLPLLTGEFRKVLNGKS, encoded by the coding sequence GTGAATAGCGAACATCAAATTTTTGTCATCGTGGAGCATGCCCGGGGAGAAATCAAGCCGATTACGTTTGAAGTCCTTCATGCCGCCAGGGAGCTGGGCGATTCGGCCGGCGGGCGGGTGACAGCGGTTTATTTAGGAGATGGCAGCGAAACGGAATTTAACAATTCCTTTTTTTATTATGGAGCGGATGAAGTTCTTGTTCTTCAACATGCTTCGCTTGCTCATTACACCGTTGCCGGTTACCTCGAGGCGCTGGTTCCGGAAATAAAATCACGCAATCCTGCATTAATACTTCTTCCTGCCAGCAACCATGGCAAGGAATTCGCGGCAGCGCTCAGCGCAAGATTGCAAACGGGGTTAGCGACCGACTGCATCTCGCTCGAATTGGATTCCACCGGAGGGTTGAAAATCGGCCGTCCGGTGAATGCCGGTAAAGCATTTTCCACTCTGGTTTATGGTTCCTTTCGCCCGCAAATCGCGACGTTACGCGCCAATGTTTTTCGCGGACCGGGACCTGATAAATCGCGTTCGGGAGAGGTCGAAACGGTGGAGGTAAATAGGGCGTCCGTTCCTTTGCCAATCGCTGTGAAGGAAGTCATTCAGGATGCCGGCAAACAACTGGATATCACAGAGGCCCGTATTGTGGTGTCCGGAGGGTTGGGAATGCAGAACGCCGGGAACTTTAAACTGCTGGAAGAGTTGGCAGAGGTTCTTGGGGCCGCGGTTGGGGCCAGCCGTCCGGTGGTGGATGATGGGTGGCGTAAGTATTCCAACCAGGTGGGGCAAACCGGACGCACCGTTTCTCCCGACCTTTACATCGCCTGCGGAATTTCCGGCGCCGTTCAGCATTTAGCGGGAATGTCTTCTTCCAAGTGTATTGTTGCCATTAATAAGGATCCACACGCGCCGATTTTCTCCGTGGCCGATTACGGGATCGTAGGCGATGTTCTGGAAGTTCTTCCTTTGTTGACCGGCGAGTTTCGCAAGGTCTTGAACGGCAAATCTTAA
- the soj gene encoding sporulation initiation inhibitor protein Soj yields MGKVICVVNQKGGVGKTTTAVNLSACLALSGKKVLLVDVDPQANASSGLGINLPNEASGLYDLLLGEASLEQVTYSTEIETLKIIPSSVDLTGAEIELVSHEDREKRLKAVLQGAEDEYEFILIDCPPSLGLLTLNALAVCHSVLIPMQCEYYALQGLSHLLKTLKLVKRSLNPDLKVEGILLTMYDGRTLLAGQVRDQVKKYFKDYMVDTIIPRNIRLSEAPSHGKPVVLYASRSRGADSYVELAKEIIARARNDMLQKESRGECVA; encoded by the coding sequence ATGGGAAAAGTAATCTGTGTTGTCAATCAGAAGGGCGGGGTTGGAAAGACCACCACTGCGGTGAATCTTTCGGCCTGCCTTGCGCTCTCTGGCAAAAAGGTTCTTCTCGTCGATGTCGACCCGCAGGCCAATGCCTCCAGCGGCCTCGGGATTAATTTGCCCAATGAGGCATCAGGGCTTTACGACCTGCTTCTGGGGGAGGCGAGCCTGGAGCAGGTGACCTACTCGACAGAAATCGAAACTCTAAAAATCATCCCTTCGTCTGTTGATCTCACGGGTGCTGAAATTGAACTGGTTTCCCATGAGGACCGGGAAAAACGTTTGAAGGCCGTCCTGCAGGGAGCGGAAGACGAGTACGAATTCATCCTGATCGATTGTCCGCCGTCGTTGGGGTTGCTCACTTTGAACGCGCTGGCCGTCTGCCATTCGGTGCTGATCCCCATGCAGTGTGAGTATTATGCGCTGCAGGGTTTGAGCCATCTTCTCAAAACCCTGAAGCTGGTCAAGCGTTCACTCAACCCGGACCTGAAGGTGGAAGGCATCCTTTTGACCATGTACGACGGCAGAACCCTGCTAGCCGGGCAGGTGCGCGATCAGGTCAAAAAATATTTCAAGGACTACATGGTCGATACCATCATTCCCAGAAACATCCGCCTGAGTGAAGCGCCGAGTCACGGCAAGCCCGTGGTCCTTTACGCCAGCCGCTCGCGCGGGGCCGATTCCTACGTCGAGTTAGCCAAGGAAATTATTGCGCGCGCCCGAAATGACATGTTGCAAAAAGAATCCAGAGGGGAGTGCGTGGCGTGA
- a CDS encoding chromosome partitioning protein ParB, with product MNRKALGKGINALIPDFEVGVPQANGSGPGVGELLIDEISPNRLQPRKYFDDEKLEELVLSIQENGVLQPVIVQKGKNNTYELVVGERRWRASKKAGLKKIPAIIREVSDTESLEIAIIENIHRQDLNPIEEAEAYSRLANEFGLTQEKLGKRLGKNRASIANTIRLLKLPETVKGEMIAGRLSMGHARALLGLESVKDMEAVRQEILKKNLNVRQTEGRVKQFRAVPAEPSPSRKKNVFLKNLETELERKLGTKVEITPRQKGGKVVITYYSNDDLERIRGMIVKKIN from the coding sequence GTGAACCGAAAAGCCCTTGGCAAGGGAATCAATGCTCTGATTCCCGACTTTGAAGTCGGCGTTCCGCAGGCCAACGGTTCAGGCCCCGGAGTGGGGGAGCTGTTGATCGATGAGATCTCTCCGAACCGTTTGCAACCCCGAAAGTATTTCGACGACGAAAAACTCGAAGAGCTCGTCCTGTCGATTCAGGAGAACGGGGTTCTTCAGCCGGTGATTGTCCAAAAGGGCAAAAACAATACCTATGAACTGGTTGTCGGAGAGCGCCGCTGGCGGGCGAGTAAAAAAGCCGGACTCAAAAAAATCCCGGCGATCATCCGTGAAGTCAGCGACACGGAGTCTCTGGAAATTGCCATCATTGAAAACATTCACAGACAGGACCTCAACCCCATTGAAGAGGCCGAAGCCTACTCGCGCCTGGCCAATGAATTCGGTCTGACCCAGGAGAAACTGGGCAAACGATTGGGGAAAAACCGCGCATCGATCGCCAATACCATACGGCTTCTAAAATTACCTGAGACGGTGAAAGGCGAAATGATCGCTGGCAGGTTGTCCATGGGGCACGCTCGCGCGCTCTTGGGTTTGGAGTCGGTCAAGGACATGGAAGCCGTCAGGCAGGAAATTCTGAAGAAAAATTTGAATGTCCGCCAGACCGAAGGCCGGGTCAAGCAATTTCGGGCGGTTCCTGCTGAACCGTCACCGTCCAGGAAGAAAAATGTTTTCCTGAAAAATCTCGAAACGGAACTGGAGCGTAAGCTGGGAACCAAAGTAGAAATAACCCCGCGCCAGAAAGGCGGCAAGGTGGTCATTACTTATTATTCAAACGACGATCTCGAAAGAATCCGTGGCATGATCGTGAAAAAAATCAATTAA
- a CDS encoding cell division protein, which produces MAQKKDDAHLKAYMGEDAIFNGSLTFEGTVRIDGRFEGQVVTEDTLIVGEAGKIIADINAGTVVCKGRVEGNIVASKKVELHSTSQVVGTVKTPSLYVEVGGVLDGQCDMSGHENKIIEFRKNEETGTGGPG; this is translated from the coding sequence ATGGCGCAAAAAAAAGACGACGCGCATCTAAAAGCCTATATGGGCGAAGACGCAATTTTTAACGGGTCTCTGACGTTCGAGGGGACCGTTCGCATAGATGGCCGGTTCGAAGGCCAGGTGGTGACGGAAGACACGCTTATCGTTGGGGAAGCCGGAAAGATCATCGCCGATATCAATGCCGGTACGGTGGTCTGTAAGGGGAGGGTCGAAGGCAATATCGTCGCCAGCAAGAAAGTTGAACTTCATTCGACCAGCCAGGTCGTGGGGACGGTGAAAACACCTTCTTTGTATGTTGAAGTGGGTGGGGTTTTAGACGGTCAATGCGATATGTCCGGCCATGAAAATAAAATCATCGAATTCAGAAAAAACGAAGAAACCGGAACGGGAGGTCCGGGTTGA